AGCCCGAAGCACTCATCATTCAGCAAGAATCACTAAGGGCAGAGGTCAATATTATTTGAATATGCCATTTGGATGGACTTACCATATACTAACGGCATGTGGATATGGCAACGCAGCTAAAGAGTTGGTTAGATAGAGTACTAATGCATGTTCCGTAGAGTTGGAAGAGCGAACGGACATGAGCTAGAAATGTTGTTGCCACGTGCTTTTCATGGATCCCACGAATGTTTCACAATCACAAATGGAAGAATAATTTGAAGTTAtaaaatcttctccaaatttgTTTGCACCAAAGGCACCATGTGCATGCAAGGAAAGAATGCAATATAATGAGTCAACAATATATATTCTTACCAAGATTAACAAAGGTCTTAGTGGCGTGAGCAGGTAACATGATGTCGACATCATTTTGAAGACACCTTGGATTGAAAGAGTATAAAATGGGGGGCCTTATATGTTCACGGGGGAGCTCGAGTTTGGAGAGATCGGTGCGAGTGGTGATCTTTTGTCCTGTCTTTGTATTCATTTTGATCTTTACACCTATCATTTTTGTAATTGAAAGTGAGCAAACGGGAAGTTGTATATAAAATACGCAAACTCTGTAAGTCCATTTGAGTTGAATAAAAATGAATTCCGTTAATTCTTTTGCATTATTACTTTcagttatgagtagctaaattattTTTTTAGGATTAGAGAGGAAACCATATTATGTATGCTAGAGTGTTTTAGATTATTTTCTATACTATCGTTTCTCCATGGCCCTTATATTTTAATGTAGTGACGATAATAATTAATATTTACATGTCCCAATGCTTGACTAATGAGTTATATATCTATCATAGAGACCAGTATatcaatgaagaaaattattagTCATTTAAGAATTTTTATTGATTTAAACGATTTATTTTCCGAGACGTACTTTGTGTCCTAAATCGTCTTGAGATTCCCGGAGAAATTTTAGAAAATTATCTAACATTCTAGTATACATAATAGCGGTGGAATCTCGAAATCCTGGATTTTCGCCCAATTTGAATACAAAATCACCATATCAATCTTTTGGTCTATTTTAGCAATTCTTGATTAGTATTTCTTCTTTCCTTCATTAGTCCTAAAACCAAATCTTTGAAgagtccgagaatcgaatccatttcttaccacttgtaaaaactacatcagtttttggcgccgccgacgcggactttcctttaggttaggtttagattttttattttatttttgttttattttattttattttatttgattttacttgggtattttcttgtttttattgtggaattgcctaccaaaagaggtaagttataaaacccaaatttttatttattctttttgattttatttccttttgtatatatttccattataaaaaaaaataaaaaaaaatacacgttGCACACACCATATTGCATCTTCAGAATTACCGAATTTAGGAAACCCGTGGAAAAGTACgttgaacccgtgccttgggcttTACGGGAGTTACCAGCCGAAATTTCACAagcctcagcctcgtacctttaggtatattttgctgaggtaacccaagcttacctaatttagtaaaccctgcatttgcatgtgcacgattttcttgcttcactagtattattgcttgtgtATGCACCGTTGGAAACGGGTAGGAGCTAGACTTGTGGAAAACGACCTTTTTAGTTTGAGTCCGACCCGTTACACAGATTTTTGTGGTGGTTCTATTTTTGTcgaaatggttaatgaaaatgatgGTGAAGTCCCGCCAACCAAAACCCTTAGGGACCGTTTAAACCCGTCTAGAGTGATACGTGAACCTAGGGTTCTTATACCGGCCACTATTGTTAAGTTTGATATTAAACCTGAGACATTTGGAATGCTACGTAAGTTTAGGGGGATTGAGAATGAGAACCCGTATACCCATATCTGAGACTTTGAGATGATTTGTGACACCATGAGTTATTCGAATGTCACCAAAGCCGATGTCAGGTTGCGTTTGTTTCCTTTTTCCCTAGAAGAGAGAGCCGGTGAGTGGTATCATATCATTCCTTCTAAAACAATCACTACCTGGGATGGACCTGTAGAGGTTTTCGTTAAGAAATTCTACCCACGCCATAAGACTGCTGCTGTACGACAGTCaatccaaacctttaagcagaaaaTAGGTGAGATCCTACatgattatgtagaaaggtttaaTGAGTTGTCATACCAATGCCCACATCATGGCTTTGATAAAGACCACATGGCTCAAAttttatatgagggccttgatagtgaaactagaatgcaggtagaaacaatgaGTGGTGGAGATTTTACCCATCAGGacccagatgaatgttttgacgagttcatcgagTTAGCTGAAAAGACTCGTCAATGGGCTTCAATGAGGGAGCCCGAAATAACTAGGAACCCTATCCACAGGGTCAATAGAGTGGATAATGGGTCTGATATCCTTAGGAGTCTAGAGGCCTTAGAGATAAACCATGGGTCCAACCAGACTATGAGCTGTAATAGTGAGCCCAGAACTTATCCATGTACGATCTGCGGTGGTTAAAGTCATATTGGACCCTATTTTCCCCTGTTTTACCCTAGTGAAACTACCCGTGATCAGGTTAGTGTCCTACATGGCGGCATGAGCTCTAAATATGAGGGTCGAcccaagtttgacccatactctaaTACCTATAACCCCGGTTGGAGACATAACCCGAATTTCTCGTGGTCTAAAGGTGCGCATCAGGGTGGCCCATCTAGCAACCCACCACCAGGTTTTTCTAGGAACCATCCTCAAGTACCAAGCCCAGTTGATCCTAAGATGATGACTTTAGAGGAATCTATGAAACTTTTTTCCCAAAGTGTTGTTCAGAGTAACCAAAAATTCGATGATTTTATCTTGTTGAGTCAGCGTAACCAACAAAATAGCGACCGAGCTATAGCCAACTTAGAGACTCGAATAAGTCAACTTTCGAACCGGTTAAATGATAGGGAGGACGGGACATTTCCTAGCCAAACGACTCCAAACCCTAAAGGAGTTAACCAGGGTAATAGATCAGGTAGTTCTAACCACAATGATCATGTCAAAGCAGTtatcacccttaggagtggtaaaactctAGAGAACTCGGTATAACCACCCAAGGATAGTAGTCCAACTGAAAATGAGACTGAAGTTCACAAAACTTTGTCTAAGGACCCTAATGGGCCTGAGAGTGCTAAGAGTCCAAGTGAGAAAGATATTCCTGAGAGAGCGTATATACCACCTGCACCATTTCCTCAGAGACTAGCTAAGAAAAAGCCTAGTACAGATGTTGAAATCCTAGACATCTTTAAGCAACTTAAGATCAACCTGCCTTTGTTAGATGCAATCAAACATGTACCGACTATGGTCAAGTTCTTAAAAGAGATGTGCACCGTCAAGAGAGACGCTGGTGTCCATAAAAAGGCATTTTTGACCCAACAAGTGAtcaaattttagatagtggtaaataaggttgtcgttcactcggactttgttgaattgattcaaggtttaaatataaaaatactaaaaataagaaattatatacaaattattgtcacaggatgaagaatttactgggacagggatttcattgtttttcatattcaagtgattcagaaattaatcctaggcaattatagctcaaaataaaagtaatattaactctattccttgccaaagtagatttcataaaacattagttgtaagttgtgagcatgacgcatcaaaagtaatgaaaactaagcatgcgacatcagacaaaataacaaataattaatagaaatcataaaacaattaaattctatgcaaatagttataaaagaattaatttaattaccacgtgggtgaaaaacaacttcctccgttgtcccagtgatgggttctaactccgcatggtgaaaacacactcaaaaatatagctCATAGCTCAAATGATGCTTTTATAGATGGAAAACTAATGAAAACAGAAGTTCGCAACGCTTTGTTGGCGTTACAGAAACTACTGTTACAATTACACTTCTGAACAATTGTTGCAAGGAAACAGTTACAATATACGATAAAAGAATAGTGTTGTTGTCACTGTTTATATGTCGCTGCAAAGACTGTTGCAAAACCGTGAATAAACCACGGTTTATTGACGACGGGCTTTGACAGCttattgttcttcgtcttcttatcTTTCTGCAGGTGCATAAAGCTCTGCAACTTCTTGTTCATCACTCTGTTCTCGCCCCAAATCACTCCATAGCCTTCCTCTTACTTCCACAATCTCTTTTATACTCAACAGACCCATCCAATCTCCACAATAACTCAATATTattcgagaatattttctttatttttttcttcaagtcACGGGatttactttctttttatttattctcACGCATCTGTTTGCGTTGAATTTTTCCAAGCACGTTGATTACTCGTCTCAGATGACTCTAACACGCAGCAGATATACGCTAACTTCCCAAAACAACACCTTCCCGTTGAAACAGAATATCTCCGGTTTATCTTCTTCCCTTTAAACTTCCAAAGCCAACAAGAATTCCCGATATATCTTCTTTTATGTTCTACACTTTCACACGTCTCTGAGTTGGCAAAGAAATCTCTTTCAATCAATAGAATATAATCCAGAGAGTAAAATCTTCTCACAGTTCACGTATCTCCCATGATCAAATCcagaatatcaagtatttatcacgtGAAATCTTCTTATTTTATCGATTTTAACTTGCATACCATTCCTGTTTTAATGCAACAGGATATTCCCAAATCAATTCCAGCGAAAAGATCCCAACAAATCAGCCCAGAAATCAACACAGGAAGTTACGGAATCTgaaattattttcccgccaaaatgtattctttaaacagtgatgaagatggtgatgatcgccccttatccagtgatagGGTGCGGTTAGCAGTTGGCGTTtggggttcaaatattaattgaggtgccccttagtaattgagtgccccttatccaaattagggttttgtttaacatgtgtcctccagggtacaaaaaccacttttcgagcaactttctccgtaagagcttatttcacaaaaacacctacaaacaagtttattagtgacaaaatgagtcccagctaatgtatttatgggtgaaaatgcttctCACGTTCGTGCTCATCAACAAGTTAGTTCTATAATCTCACAAAAGTACCCAGTAAAATTTAAAGATCCTGGTTGTCTTACTGTCACATGTGTCATAGGTAAACAAACCATTGACAATGCTATATTAGATCTTGGGGCTAGTGTGAATCTTTTACCTTTCTCGGTATATGAACAACTTGGACTAAGGGAGATGAAACCAACTAGGAAAACACTACAGTTAGCCGATAGGTCAGTCAAAATCCCACGTGGAATTATGAATACGTTTTGGTTCAGGTAGAAAACTTTATCTATCCAGTTGACTTTGTGattttagacactcaacctgtctcTATTCAAAATATCAATATCCCAATTATTCTAGGTCGTCCGTTTCTAGCCACTACAAATGCAGTCATACATTGTCAAACTGGCCTGGTAGAGTTTTTCTTTGGGAATCAGAAAATCTCGGTGAACGTTTTTAAAGCGTTACAAGCCCCACCGGACCCTGAACACTATGAGTCCATGTGCATAAATTGATTCTCTAGTTGAGAATACCTTTACCACTAATAGTGTTAATGATCCTTTAGAGGCGTGCTTGGCCCACTTCGGAgcctattatgatgaggatagtcatTTTGAAGAAGTTAATGCGTTGTTAGACTCTTCACCAGTAATGAATTATAGAAAATGACAGCGTAAACCAGAACCTCTTCCGCCGACCATAGATAAAACCCTCCCATCACCAGTTAAGGCACCCACCCTTGAATTAAAACCGCTACCAgatacactgaaatatgtatttctTGGTAATGAAAATACTCTTCCTGCCATAATTGCCTCTGACTTAGAGCCCAATCAGGAAAGTAGACTAGTTAGTGTTCTCCGATAGCACAAGAATGCAATAGGTTGGACCATAATAGACTTGAAATAAATTAGtcctgcatattgtatgcacCACATCTACTTAGAAGAAGGTGCCAAAACCTCAAGAGAAATGCAAAGACGTTTAaatcctaatatgaaagaagttgttcgCACCGAGGTGCTCaaattgttagatgcgggtatcatataccccatATCTGATAGTAAATGGATCAGCCCTGTTGTCCCAAAGAAGTCTGGGATTACGATAGTTGCGAATGAGAACAATGAAATGATCCCTACCCGTGTTACCACCGGGTGGAGAGTATGTATAGACTACCATAAGCTGAACTCAACCTCTAGGAAAGACCACTTTGCTTTACCATTCATCGACCAGATGTTAGAAAGATTAGATGGCTATAGACATTATTGTTTCctagatggatattctggttataaccaaatctctatagcaccggaggaccaagagaagacaACCTTCACATGTCCATTTGGTACTTTTTCTTACAGgcgtatgccttttgggttgtgtaatgcacctgcaacattccaacgttgcatgctaagtatcttctcggacatggttgagcgatttctcgaggtctttatggacgatttttcggtgtttggttcctctttcgatgaatgcttgcaccaccttacactagttctagaacattgtaaagaaaaaaacttagtccttaattgggaaaagtgtcattttatggttaaatATGGAATAGTGTTAGAACATGTGGTGTCCTCtaagggaatagaagttgatcAATCCAAGGttgacctaatttcaaaattaagaccacctaagaatgtaacagatgttagatctttccttggccatgctggattttatcgacgtttcatcaaagactttagcaagatTTCCATACCTCTGTGGAACCTACTTTCTAAAAATACTGCATTCATATTTGATGAAGCCTGTATTCAAGTTTTTGAGAAGATGAAATCATTGTTGACTTCTGCCCTACCAtccaaccacccgattggaacctcccatttgaactcatgtgtgatgcgtccgattatgcggttggtgttgTCCTTGGCCAACGACGTGATAAAGCACCCAGTGTGATTTATTATGCcagtaggaccctaaacgatgcccaGTTAAATTACAGTACCACTGAGAAAGAAATGTTAGCCATCATTTTTTCCTTggagaaatttagatcatatctccTAGGGTATAAGGTCAtagtatattctgatcatgccgcTCTTAAATATCTCCTTTTGAAGAAGGACTCAAAACCTAGGCTGATTAGATGGGTATTACTTTTCCAAGAATTTACTCTAGATATTCGTGATAAGAAAGggtctgaaaatgtagtagctgaCCATTTATCCCGTATACTTGATGAGACTAGAGATGATGAGAGACCAATACATGATGCGTTACCCGATGAACAATTATTTGCCATCTCTAAGTTACACTGGTTTGCTGACATTGTTAATTATTTGGTAACTGGTCAAATTCCTGACCATTGGTCTAAACAGGATAGAGTTAAGTTCTTGTCTGAGGTCAAATACTTTttctgggatgatccatacttattcaAGTACTTCCCTGATCATATCATCCGTCGTTGTATTCCTGACAACGAAATCTCCAGTGTCCTGACTTTTTATAACTTTggagcttgtgggggtcactttaatTCTAAGAAAACAGCTGCGAAGGTTTTACAATCTGGTATTTATTGGCCAACCCtgtttaaggactcccacctattttgtcaaagttgtgagagATGTCAAAAGTTAGGGAAGTTGACCCGCCGTAATATGATGCCACTTAATCCTATACTAATAGTAGAAATATTTGATTTATGGGGTATAgactttatgggtccttttgtcaattcctatggtaacttttacatcttattaaccgttgactatgtgtctaagtgggttgaagcaATAGCTACCAAGAAAAATGATCGCCACGTTGTGATCAAGtttgttagagacaatattttctcCCGATTTGGTATGCCTAGAGCAATCATTAGTGACGGAGGTTCCCATTTTTGTAACAGGTCTTTTGAGACGCTCATGAAGAAATACTCTATTACCCATAAGGTTTCTACACCTTACCACCCACAAACTTGTGGCCAAGTAGAAGTGTCTAATAGGCAGATTAAATAGATTTTAGAGAAGACCGTAAACCCTACCCGGAAGGATTGGTATTTCCGCTTAATAGAAGCTTTGTGGGCTTACCGAACTGCTTTTAAGACTCCACTTGGGATGTTTCCGTATAGACTAGTCTTCGGTAAAGACTGTCATTTTCCTGTAGAATTAGAACACCGAGCTTATTGGGTCATTAAAAGGCTAAACTTTGACCTACCTACTGCTGGTGATAACCGTAGACTTcagctcaatgagttagaagaaattcgTAATGATTCTTACCAAAATGTgaaaatttacaaggagaaaaccaaagtttttcaCGACAAATCGATTTTTCGAAATTCGTTTACACCAGGACAAAAAGTTCTCTTGTATAATTCTCGCCTTCACCTTTTTCCTGGTAAGCTTAGATCTCGTTGGACTGGCCCATTCTATGTCAAGACTGTTTATCCGCACGGTGTTGTTGAGGTTAGGAACAATGATACTAGAGAGACTTTTAAAGTTAGCGGTTGAAACCATTTATCGAATTGACCAACCCTGAAGTGGAAAATACAAATTTACAGGATCCCGTTTATCACGACTATTTTCTGCAGGTACAGtcatgtctggatgaagacattaaacttagcgc
The nucleotide sequence above comes from Papaver somniferum cultivar HN1 chromosome 8, ASM357369v1, whole genome shotgun sequence. Encoded proteins:
- the LOC113305758 gene encoding uncharacterized protein LOC113305758, which translates into the protein MQRRLNPNMKEVVRTEVLKLLDAGIIYPISDSKWISPVVPKKSGITIVANENNEMIPTRVTTGWRKDSKPRLIRWVLLFQEFTLDIRDKKGSENVVADHLSRILDETRDDERPIHDALPDEQLFAISKLHWFADIVNYLVTGQIPDHWSKQDRVKFLSEVKYFFWDDPYLFKYFPDHIIRRCIPDNEISSVLTFYNFGACGGHFNSKKTAAKVLQSELEHRAYWVIKRLNFDLPTAGDNRRLQLNELEEIRNDSYQNVKIYKEKTKVFHDKSIFRNSFTPGQKVLLYNSRLHLFPGKLRSRWTGPFYVKTVYPHGVVEVRNNDTRETFKVSG